The Myripristis murdjan chromosome 11, fMyrMur1.1, whole genome shotgun sequence genomic sequence GACAGGTGTTAATGAAGTCTGCTTTCGTGTTCGTTTCATTCCAAGTCTTTAGGGACACTTGATTGCAGCAGGTTCTCGTCTTGAGAGAGCATATACATTTCAGCGCACATTTCATTTAGAGCCATCTTAGCCTATTTGTCTCAAAAGAGATGGGGGTAACTGGCATGCATATAATCACTTTACCTTTACTGAATGTCCTATATTTTTCCAGCATCCCTTTCACTGAAAAACTAAATTTGACCTGAAGTGAGTGAATCAGATGTAGACTCCACTTTTGGTGTTAAATAGCCATATGAATTGTCATAGTAACGTTTATCTGAGGCCTATTCTGTAAGTTGGACAATATGATATGGTCCTATTTTCCATTACAGAGCAAACACTGACAAGCAAACAGCCTTGATAAGACTTCCTATGAAAAGGTTTAGTCGCGCCGGTTATCTTTTTTTGGAATGAGAAGAATCCACacaggttattttttttaactcacaGGTACAGTCTATGTGAGGATTATTGGTGCAGTGGTTGGCTTTATTCTGGTGTTTGGACACCTTGTTGAGTGAAATTAGCTGGATCGGCTGTAAGTGTTGTAAGCCCATTAAGGCCAGATGGTAATCCGTGGCCTCTGCTGAAAGTGATAGCCGCAGACCCACTGGACGTCCAGCATGACCTCCCACTCAGCCTCACAGGGCTGCAGCCTGGCTCGCTGTGTGATGACAGGCAGTGTGGCGAGGGTCAAGAGGCCACACAGTGGGGTTGAGATGTGCCATTATCTCTGCCAGCACCGTGGGACAGGGGCTGTGTTTGCACCCCACTCTGTCTTGTTGGTCTGTTAggaggatatctcaaaaagtgaGTTCAAGTTAAAGTTCATTTAGagccccaaatcactgtttGCAGTCTCACAGGGCTTTACAGGCTCACACAGGACAAAACTGGACGACACCCCCTGATTTAATCACCACAACAGGGAAGAAAAACTCCccagaaatcttgagaaggaccatAAAAAGAGGAGCCCCTTCATGGCCACACAGGTGTGCAATAAGTGCCGACCCAGTGGGCAAATAAGTGTAAAAGTTAGTGGTGGTTTTGCACACAACTTTGTAGAAACACTGGTTATGAGGCAAAGAGGAAGTGATGAATTTTCACAACAAGGGCAGGGTGGCGTTGGGCGTGGCCTCTCAGTTAAAGGCTGTGTGAATTCGGATTGGATTCATGTAACACCAACCAactttgtgctcatttcagCAGAAATACTGTAATAAGAGAGCTCATTTCCTGTTTAGACATCAATGTGAagccaaacaaaacagtgtAGAAGGGAATCCCAGATGACCACTGAACAAATATAGTGGTGATTGGACATGTGGTATCGCAGTGTTCACCTGAAATCCTTAAAAGTGGCTAGTTGAACAGGTAAAGGTGTAACAATGTGCGCATATCCAGATGTGAAACAAATTTGTAACTGAGCATAGTGTGCACCCTACTCATCTAGTTTTTTGTTCAGTCAAGTCGGGaagctacattttaaatgtaaagatTGTGTTTAGATAATACACAGCATAAGAGTCAGTTTTGAAAAGTATAACACAGAGGGAATCCTTTGCAAAATGCTGTGATAAAACAATTATGAATCCCCCTGTTTATACATACAGTGCCATATTTAAGTGCAATTTGTAGCCTGTATCTTTTTCAAGACAGCTGTGCCTAAATGTATAATTAAAGCACACAGCCTGCACACATCACACACGGAAAATGATCCCACAAGGACAAACAAGTGTTGCGGGCACATCTCTCGACCAGCAAAGTTTAAAGTGATTGACGCGCACCCTCTTATGCAAGGCTTCACCCACAGGCTGACATGAAGTGAAAAGCGTGATGAAAGAGGGCGTTCTGGAGGAGGATGTCTCGAACAGGTTGATTTTTAGATCGGGTCAGAGTCGGCGGCCAGCCAGGCGCTCTGCCGGGTGGAGAGAAGCGAGAGATTTGGATGCATACATGAAGAGGAATGGGCCTGTGAGTGATCTGGATTTAGGCTGTAATTAGCCATGGGATACTTTAGTTTGATCCACAGATGCCTTTGATTAATTTCCTTCCAAACATGCTTTAGGAatgctgcatcttttttttttttttttttttaccacaaacTCTCTTGATTACATTCCTATCCTTGAGGATGAAGGCCTAAACTGCTAAGATCACTGGCCGAATCCTAATTAGCAGACATGGATGTGAGATTAGGATATCACTCAGTTAAGCGTGATTGATGTATTAAATCCTCATGAATGAGCCTGCAGTGTGACTGCAGTGACTAAAATCTGGGGTTTTATTTTAGCTGCGGTGGTCCAGACACCCTCAGGGCTTGAGCTATTTTATTCTagtctgtctgtgttgtggGCTCAAAAGCGAAGCCTATTTTTggttttctgacattttggcCCTTTTGAAGCCATGTCAGCATTGTCgagtccacacacactcacacacacttgaggTTATATCTTATTCATACGCCTGGTAGTTGTCAAACAGTGCTGAACACAGATTAAGGTTCAGTGCAGTCCAAGAGattgttttgctgcagtttttcttACGTTTCATTTTGAGGCTCAGAGCAGATGAATTTTAGCCTCTAAATCCATCAGAAGCAGCCTCCTCTTTTTGCTCCCCGTTAGAGGCATCTGGATGGATGCTGACTGGTCGTTGTTTACTCCTCCTTCACTTCCAGGTTTCCTCCCGAGTGTTGTGAGGAAACTCATTTGCAGATTCACTGTGTCCCTTATTAGCTCCTTCCCTGTTTATATCACATGAGAATGTAGCCCACTTATTACTCACTGAACTCGTAATTGTTGTGGGACAGCACACGTACATTTTTACCCCTCACTACTGCTGACAGCACAGCATGGAAACACCAGCAGCACCTCTCCCTTCATTGTATCTCTGAATGATGTGATgtaaaaattatgtttcaattattttgacagatatttgACAGACAGGGAATGATCATCATAATTTTCACTTTCTCAGGAAAAAACTGTCAAAGTGATGATTATGTGATTTTCAGGTCTATACTAAACAAATATGTCTTCTTATGTCTGGAGAATATGATTGTAGGCCACTGCATTTCCATAGGGACACAACACTTCATTCATAATGGTATTTTGTcgcacattttacacattttgcaatttgaATATTGcatttgaccaaactgaaaTTTTGATCATATTAATTGTATCcctgttttttgctttttgttctcccctctctctcttctctctcctcccagcaTGTGGTTGGAGCCACAGGTGCTGTAGGATGAAGAGCCCGGCGCACCGCACCAGGGACATAGAGCGGCAAGCCGGCTACCTGAAGCCCGAGCACTgcgcccctcccccgccccgcACCGGCTCCGACACCATGTGGTTCATCCGTGACGGCTGTGGCATCGTGTGCGGCGTCATCACCTGGATCCTGGTCTTCTATGCCGAGTTCGTGGTGGTGTTTGTCATGCTGCTGCCTGCCAAAAACGTGGCCTACAGCCTCATCAACGGGGCGCTCTTCAACGGCCTGGCCTTCCTCGCCCTCGCCTCTCACGCCAGGGCGATGTGCACCGACCCGGTCAGTCTGCCTTTGCCTCTCTGATTAGTAGCTGGATAGTGCAGATTGGGTAGTTAGTCTTCCTCTCGGTTTGGTGGTTAACAGGGGTGTGAACCTTTggtgattcagtttgattcatgaTTCACTAGCTGGTGATtcagtttaaaataaattttccttttttttggagCAATTTAAGTTTGATTCGACTTTTTAAACCACGATTCCAGTCAGCAGTCCAATTCTGTAAGAATTGTAGCCAAAAATTTATATCCTTTTAATAAACGTGCAGTGATGTAAAATAGTAATTTTCCTCTGagatgtgaataaaaaaaatcaaacaacagaTTACATTTGTTATTCTATCTTTGTCATTattctttcatattttcatatttgttttgtttggcaggGTGAGCAATTAGGCCAGATgataaatttgtcattttgcttACCTTTTTCTAGCAGTCGGGGGAAGTTTCTGTCTTTAAGCTGCCTCTGTAGCTAAATTAACGTCAGTGAAACCTTTTTAGATGTGTGCAGCAACATAAACACCTCGTTCTTTTTCTCGACTCTCTCCCAGGGAGCCGTGCCTAAAGGGAACGCCACCAAGGAATTCATCGAAAGCCTGCAGCTCAAGCCAGGTCAGGTGGTCTACAAGTGTCCCAAGTGCTGCAGCATCAAGCCCGACAGAGCTCATCACTGcaggtgtgttgctgtgtgtgtgtctgtgtgggcgGGGACTGTGGGAAAATGTTACCAAGGGATTACCACAACTCATCCGTGCAAACGCTGCAAGTTGCAAGATGTGGGACTCACCTGGGTAGAGCATTCTGCTGCAGTCTGCACTGCACAAAGGAAGTCCTAAGATGGCTGTCCCACTGGGgaatcctctcctctcctgtgtttGTCCCTGTTCCTATTCCCCCACctgcctctgtatgtgtgtgtgtgtgtgtgtgtgtgtgtgttttattttttcaagctGCGAAGCATTTCCCCTCAGACTCTGCAGCCTCATAATAGGGAATTCCCTCTGTGGTGGCTCAGCGGGATCCTCGGGGTCTCGAGGCATGAAAAGTGCAAAAACACTGTGAAGTAATTGAATTGTAAAGTCAGTGAGTCATTGTATCTCTAAGGGAGAAAAATCGGTGTCAGTTTGAATGAAGTAGATGATCTCTTTAGTGAATACTATGGCATCGTGTGAGTCATCCTTGTGGGTGGTTTGAGATGGCAACCTGTGACATAATGCACTTCATtccatttcatatatttttttactgtcCCCTTGGACAAATTTGCACCGAGACATTCATAGATACAAATTTAAATATGTACTTAAAATAACCAATAAATTAAAACCATAATAATGTGCACGTTGTCACTCTGTAGCGCCCTCCAGAGGGTAAGAGCTTGTATTCAGAGTCAGGAGGAGTCAGATGGGATTCTTTGTGCTCCTCTGAGCCCAGACTGAATGAACTGatgctcattttttcctcataacCTTCATGGCAGATTCTACAAGTCTGAGCATGATATACAGGCCTGCagttttattccagttttttttttttttttatcgttgtTTCtcacatatgtgtatgtgtgtgtgtgatctgttcAGACATTAAATCTATTTAAATAGACTGTTCAATAGTAAACCAGTGACAGTCCATTTTTATTAACTGAAGCAAGCCTCCCgttactgtgctgtttttatagTCTGGCTAGGACTATAaagtgtcaaaatgtttttattacaaCAGATATTTTCCTCTAAATGCTGCTATATATCATATAAACAACTCTTTACTGTtatgtcatttgttttcatgctcATGAAACCTGCTCAGAATCGTTAATTGACCCTTAATTGTCTTTGTAAAGTTTtgtattatgtataaatattagAATATGTCATGATCACTCTAAAGCCAATGTCCCTTATCAAGTAGAATCACATTATGGTCATTACTATAAGGAGTTAGTGGGATTAAATATTGATTTATGTTATCTTATGTGCAGTGCATTAAGAGTAATATCCCACACTGGAATATCTGCACGTGTAGATTCAGAatatttcttcttcctctgcagaTGTAGAGTGAATCAAGCTTTACTTAGGCTGTCACCTAGCCACTACAGCTCTCAGATAATTTATCTCCACttacttatacacacacacacacacacacacacacacacacactccatcaatCCTCTGATAGAGAGCACAGTTGAGCTCCGCAGGCTGGTGTAGTCCTTCACGTCTATCATTATCACTTAATGAATTACACTGCTGCAGCTGGGTGGactgacagggtgtgtgtgtgtgtgtgtgtgtgtgatgtgaatcACTGTTATTATATATACTGTCTGTTCATTTGCCTGCCTTAGGGTAGAAAAATTAATAGGTCACAGATTTCCCGGAATATTTAGCTTGACTGGCCACTCTGctttcatctcatttcatctcCTCACGCTTCGTTATGTTTATGTGCGTTTGCGCCCACAGTGTGTGTAAACGCTGCATCAAAA encodes the following:
- the zdhhc3b gene encoding palmitoyltransferase ZDHHC3, whose translation is MKSPAHRTRDIERQAGYLKPEHCAPPPPRTGSDTMWFIRDGCGIVCGVITWILVFYAEFVVVFVMLLPAKNVAYSLINGALFNGLAFLALASHARAMCTDPGAVPKGNATKEFIESLQLKPGQVVYKCPKCCSIKPDRAHHCSVCKRCIKKMDHHCPWVNNCVGENNQKYFVLFTMYIALISFHALIMVAFHFVFCFEEDWSKCSSFSPPATVILLILLCFEGLLFLIFTAVMFGTQVHSICTDETGIEQLKKEERRWAKKSKWMNMKVVFGHPFSIAWLSPFATPDHGKADVYQYIV